The genomic stretch CGTTTTCTCGAGGGCCAGATCGATCGGTTTGAGGAAATCCTCGCACCGCATGCCGGGTATCCGGATTCGATCCGCAAAAAAGCCCTGGAGGATCCCATGGATATGATCACGATCCAGCCTCGCGCCCCTGAGCACCGCCTCCATGTCGAACAGCGCGCGTGTGGGAAAGGACAGGAAATCCCCGGTGATGTATGCGTCCTTTATCCGTTTGCCGGCCAGGTCCACCAGCAGGCTTACGCGCACCATACCGCCGTCCGCTTTATAGGCGGCCTGGACCACTTCCTGTTTGGCGTGCCTCGAACGAACGAGATGTATCCATTCCGAAGACGCGTAGTAGTCGACTTTTCTTTCGAAGAGCCGCTTCTCCGAGTCCGTCAGCCCGCCCGGCTCGAGAGCGACGCCCAGATGTTTTTCGAAGCCGGTTCGAATCGCCTGTTTGATATCCTCGAGAGAAGGTACGTACCCCAATTCCCATTTAAGACAGGTCACCCGATCCTTTATGGAATCGATCTCCTTTGCCTTGAGCTTTTCCACCGGAATCCTGAGGCTCCTGAGCATGGTTTCAACATCAAAATCCACCAGCATGGTGCCTTGAAAAAGGAACGCGTCTTCGGATTCGGTGCCTCCCGTGCCTGAGATCTTCCGGCCCGATATTTCGATATCGTTACGGGGACGAAAAGCGGCCCGCAGGCCCAACACATCGAGAGCGGTCACCACCGGATCGCAGAGTTTCCTGAAGAGCGTCCTGTTGGGGACTTCCACGTTGAAAAACGCCTTTTCGCAGATCACTTCCCATCCCAACTGATTCTCATCAAAGAAAATGGCGCCGCCGCCCGTGATTCGTCGGTTCATGTGTATCCCGTTCGACAGACAGTACCCGGTCCGGACCTCCTCCTCGATGGACTGGTGATAG from Deltaproteobacteria bacterium encodes the following:
- a CDS encoding DUF116 domain-containing protein, coding for MQTWRLLDTPPMTAHENMALDDTLLELKGKGETPNTIRFLQFSPRAVLVGYHQSIEEEVRTGYCLSNGIHMNRRITGGGAIFFDENQLGWEVICEKAFFNVEVPNRTLFRKLCDPVVTALDVLGLRAAFRPRNDIEISGRKISGTGGTESEDAFLFQGTMLVDFDVETMLRSLRIPVEKLKAKEIDSIKDRVTCLKWELGYVPSLEDIKQAIRTGFEKHLGVALEPGGLTDSEKRLFERKVDYYASSEWIHLVRSRHAKQEVVQAAYKADGGMVRVSLLVDLAGKRIKDAYITGDFLSFPTRALFDMEAVLRGARLDRDHIHGILQGFFADRIRIPGMRCEDFLKPIDLALEKTAISRHGIPLDHCNLISVTNGSFDQVLRQKPSVLLLPYCSKDLSCNLRYEKECNACGKCSVGPACDLAKSRNMEVVCIVSFEDLMQELSNMKSAGVSAFIGCCCQPFFTKHVDDFERLGLPGIFLDIDDTTCYELDQAKEAYAGKFSSQTQVNLGLLEEVLNAMAA